A window of Maioricimonas rarisocia genomic DNA:
TCCAGAGGACCCTTGTCCATGCTCTCGAGAGCCGCACCGAACGCCTTCATGTGCGTGATCTCGCGCGTCATCAGAAAACGCAGCGCGTCGATCGTCCCCGGGTCATCGGTGTGACTGATCAGCCGCTCGTACGTGATCTTCGCCCGCGACTCGGCGGCGATGTTCGACCGCAGGTCCACTTCCAGCTGCCCCGAGATCTTCAGGTAGTCAGCCGTCCACGGATTCCCCTGCGAGTTGTTCAGCGACACGCCACCGCCCCCGACGACGGCGATCAGCGGATCCTGCTCGGCCGCCTCCCCTTTCTCCTTCAGCGGCTTCAGGTGAGCCCGGGCCAGTGCGCCGATAACCTCGAGATGGCTCAGCTCTTCGGTGCCGATGTCCATCAGCAGATCCTTCCGCTTGGGGTCGTCGCAGTTCAGCCCCTGGATCGAGTACTGCATCGCGGCAGCCAGTTCGCCGTTGGCTCCGCCGAACTGTTCCAGCAGCATCGCGCCGAACCGCGGGTCCGGATCCCCGACTTCAACGGTATACATCAGTTTCTTGACGTGGTGATACATTCGAAAAGCTCCCTATATACATGTTTTGTGCAGGCTCCCGAGTCGGAACCTGGTCGTCAGTGCCGTCAGCCCGTCGAGCGCACGTCGCCTCCGCGACTGCTTCCACTCTGATCCGCCGGTTGTCGCAGCCCGCTCAAACGGTTTCGTGGCTCTTGAAGAGCCGGTCCGCATCGGCGACATCTTTCAGGAAGTCCGGCTCGATGCGGGCACCTTCCTGTTCAGAATGCAGCACCGAGATGTCACCCGTCGTTTCGAAGACCACCGCCAGCACCTGGTCATAAGTCAGCGCATTCGACTCGCGCAGCTTCGCGTAAATGTCGCTTCGTGTGACGTTCGCCTTCGTCAGGTTCTCTTCGATCACCTCGCCGCGGGCCATCAGCAGCAGCGGTTCGTTATCGATCCAGCGGGTAAACCACTTTGTCCGCCGTCGCAGCCACGCCGTCAGCCACTGGCCGGCAAACACGGCCGCCAAAGCGACCAGCCCCAGCAGCAGAGCCGGATTGCTCGTCGAAACCGTCGATCCGAACATGGAACCGACGGCAATCGTCATCGCAAAGTCGGCCGCCGACATCTTCGAGAACGTCCGCAGCCCCACGATTCGCGTGTACAGCAGGATGGCGGCGTAGGTCACCACCCCGCTCAGAATGACCAGCGGTGCTGCGTTCAGGTCAGCCGTGATCCATTTCTCGAACATCGTGCAGGAGTGTTCCCTCCATTCGCCATGTGCGAGGCGCAACGATTCGCGTGTTCCGCACACTGGCTTTGCTGCCACAGTGCAGGGACGTCCCCGGCACGTCCCCTGCTCTGACCCCGGCCCTCCCGCTGCGGACGCAGTGTAGGCGAACGTGGCGAGAAGACTCCGGGGGAAACGCTGAGCAGGACAGGGATTTTGCCGCTTGCAGCCCCCACGCGCCTGCCACCACGCTGCGATCCGTGCGAACTCAAGGTGAGGCATCCACCCTGTAGAACCGGTGGGGAGACAAACCTGTCTGCCTGGAGCAAGCGGATGAAGAAGTGGGGCAGACATTCCTGTCTGCCTGGAGCAAGCGGATGAAGAAGTGGGGCAGACATTCCTGTCTGCCTGGAACAATCGGATGAAGAAGTGGGGCAGACATTCCTGTCTGCCTGAAATCATCGGGCTGCCAGTAGCCTGTAGCCCAGGCATCGCCTGACGATGTGGCCGGCTCACTGGAAAGAGCTGCTTCCGGTCTGTCTTCCCGGGCTGCTCGGATGCAGAAGTGGGGCAGACATTCCTGTCTGCCTGAAATCATCGGGCTGCCAGTAGCCTGTAGGTCAGGCACCGCCTGACGATCTCGCCGGCTCACTGGTAGCAGCCGCTTCTAATCTGTCTTCGCGTG
This region includes:
- a CDS encoding DUF421 domain-containing protein; amino-acid sequence: MFEKWITADLNAAPLVILSGVVTYAAILLYTRIVGLRTFSKMSAADFAMTIAVGSMFGSTVSTSNPALLLGLVALAAVFAGQWLTAWLRRRTKWFTRWIDNEPLLLMARGEVIEENLTKANVTRSDIYAKLRESNALTYDQVLAVVFETTGDISVLHSEQEGARIEPDFLKDVADADRLFKSHETV